The following nucleotide sequence is from Cucumis melo cultivar AY chromosome 1, USDA_Cmelo_AY_1.0, whole genome shotgun sequence.
TGGAGCCTTTGGAATAGCGTTAACGAAAAGCACACGTTTTAGTCTTTTGTAGAAAACAACTTGTTTTGTTATGAATTGCTTTACTTCTTCTTCTGTTATTGCACCGTCGATCGCCTTTACCACAAACGCCACCGGCACTTCTCCCGCCTCCACATCCGGCATACTAAAAAAcagtaagaaaaataaaatttgattagAAGTGAAACTCCCACAAATAATTTTTAGCTAAAATAAAGAATGAAATTCATTTGAACTCACCCAATGACGGCAGCATCAGATAGTTTAGGATGTGTGATGAGAAGGGCCTCGAGCTCAGCAGGAGCCACTTGAAATGCCTTGAATTTTATTAGTTCCTTAAGCCGATCAACGATGAATAGCTCGTTGTCATTGTCGACAAAGCCAATGTCGCCAGTGTGAAGCCATCCTTCTTTATCAATAGTCCTCTTTGTTGACTCCAAATCATTCAAATATCCTTTCATGATTTGTTCGCCTCTAATACAAATTTCTCCGGAGGAATTCGCCGGCAATGAGGCGCCGGTTTCGGTGTCAACAATCTTCATCTCTGCATTGCGGACCACCGTTCCACAGGCTCCGGCTTTTACTTGAAACGGTTCTTTCGCAAAAGCTAAGCTCATGGACAGAACTGGACCTGCCTCAGTCATTCCATACCCCTGTCCGAGAATCGCCGTTGGAAATTTCTCCCTCACGGCATCTTCCAACTCCTTCCCCAGTGGTGCTCCACCAGATTTTAGAACCCTCACGGACGACACGTCGTACTTTTCAAATTCTGGGGACTTAGCGATGGCCAAAAAGATTGGCGGCACGATGGGCATGATCGAGATTCTATGTTTCTCAATCAATTGTAAAAGTGAAACGATGTCGAATTTTTGCACAATCAAAATGGCAGAACCGACACGTAGTCCACACAGCAAAATGGAATTGAGTGAATAGATATGGAAAAACGGCAGCACACAGAGGATAACATCATTGCTGTGATAATAGAGATTTGGATTTTGGCCATCCATTTGTTGAGCCACACTTGTGATTAACCCTTTATGTGTCAGCATAACTCCCTTCGGCAAACCGGTAGTGCCGGAGGAGTACGGTAATGCCACCACGTCATCAGAGGAAAAATCCACCGGCGGCGCAAGAGATTCATCAGCCCCACTCAAAACAGAGAAATGCAAACAACCCTCCACGGCAAAATCAACACACACGATTTTGACACCATTTTCACCCAAATCCTTAACGCGATCATAAAAACAAGCCATTGTAACGATTAATTTCGCATCGGCGGCTTTCGCCTGTTTAGCTATTTCCACAGCCGTGTAAAAAGGATTGGCTGCCGTCATGATGGCGCCCCGGTAAGACGCGCCAAGGAAGGTGAAGACGAACTCCGGGGAATTGGGAAGTAAATGCATGACAACGTCACCCTTCTTAATACCTAGGTTGTGTAGGCCAGCGGCGACTCGACGGGCTGTTAGCTGAACGTCATGGTAGGTGTAAACATCCCCGGTGGCGCCGTTGATCAAACAGGGGCGTGAGGCGAATTTGGAGAGATTTTGGAAAACATAATCGTGGAGTGGAAGATGATTGGGAATGTGAATATCGGGAAGCTTTGAACGGAAAATGAATTCATTAGTTTCTTTTGATTCGAATGCCATTGTTGAGGTTTGAAGAAAAACAGAGTAGAAACAGAGAGAAGAGAAAATGTAGAGATGGGTTTGGTTTGAATTTGACTAAAGAAGATAAGGGGGATTTTATAGAAATCAGAAAATAGTAGAAAATTAGTGTATGGTTGGTTCGAAAAATAaattggatatatatatatttgtaatttggTTTGGTGGTCATATGAGATGTGAGGTCTGAGAAAATGGGTATTCCTTTGAGTTCTCACCAACCCCCGAAGTGTTTGACAACGAAGAAGGGAAGGAGAAATTATGGACTATAACGGCTCTCGTCCCTTTCCCTCACcaacttttaaagaaataattTCAACCTTCACCTTATCCTCCACTTATAGTATGGAAAATCCGACCTCCTAAATTTATATCCATTGTTATTGACCTAAGTCACCTTAATGAAATGAATCGATATTAATAGTGTGAAAAGTTGCCAACATTTTTGTCTCCCTAGCATCTGATTGCAAAATATATTTTGGTTTAACTCATATATTTAGTTAAAAACTCTTTTGGATAGATTATTTTATTTCCCAACTCTTTTGAATTCAacttataattattttggacCAAAAAATTTGCAACAAAATGGTAAAATCGGTATTTGCAATCTTACTAAATGTAATATACACTTGACTATCGTTACCAATTCTAATTGTTGAAATCGACATCATCTTGAAAAATCTTGTTCACACAAGAAGATTAGTTAGGTCAAATAATCAAGTCCAATTGAGCACTCCCTGAACAATCAAATTACATATAACAATTATGATTTTTTTGGTTGTGGAGCCCACATTTCATTAAGGAATAATAAgtaacaataaatttaataattaggTACTTATCGAACAAAATTTCAAGTTCAATGATGCcaacttaaaaatttaataCCAATCCTCAATTTCTAAAACAAGGTTGTCATTAAATGCATAGGTGAAGATCAAGATCTAATTTCACCTTCattatttgatttctttttagATTTTTGCATATTCAAAAGTGCCCACAATACTCTCAATATATTCAAAAGAAGGACAAcgtgaagaaattgtaaacaaaccaaaaaaaaaaaaaaaaaaagaagaagaaaaataacaaGATAGAGAGTTGAGTATCAAAACACATACAAAGTCGAATTATTTTGTAGTTTGagtaagaaagaaaattataataCTCGAGGTTTTGAAAGATAGTAATAATTTCATTTAAACTTATGTGATATAATTAGGGTTTATGGAtagaataaagtaaaaaaaaaaaaaaaaaaaaaagtgataagCTAATTAGAATGGTgtagaaaattatttattttaataacgTAGGTTAGGGGGAGGATTAGTCAAAGTTAGAAACATGCAGTCGTTCAAAGTGTTGATGCTTCGTCTAGTATTTGCTCTCGTGCTTGTGGTTCGCCGATTGCTATGAGCCTTCCATATTTGTTTTACATTCTATAATTCTATTTATATATCTAAACTTTACTTTCTATTTATCATAGATTACGATGaaatatttatctaataaaaaaaaaattactgtatatttttaatggttttgttatttaaaacaaattatttttgtattttacggttttagttttttacgtgcattatttaaaattttaaatcttaattTAGTTATCGAAGACATAAGTTTGTGTGGGTTTATTATATccttaatttaaatatattttattttgtaaaaataaaattaaacacgTTTTATAAAATTGAATTAGAGTAACACATCTGGAAAATCACTCATGAACTATTATTGGAAGTCAAaccttttataaaaaaagattgacTTTGAGATAAAATCATATACGTACTATCAAATATAATATCCTAGATTATAATTCAAATAGTATATAActatttaaattcttttgaaaaatagtCCTTTATGGGAGTAAAAGTGGaagaaagcaaaaaaaaaaaaaaaaaaaatggtagtTGAATGAAAATAACcttataatttttttgaaagagaAATAAAGAAGTGGTGTGAACTATATGACCTTTCTCTAGTCACCATTAATTAGACTGATATATTCTCAATTATATCAATTTGAGAAATTAAAAAGACTAAAGAAAATAAGGGGAAAAAATGGCTTAAAATACTTCCATAAATAGAGGTTGAGGTGAAGTCAATGAACctatttactttttcttttagtttgttGAATAATTTCTTAGGATGACAAATTCTATGAGTAGTTTTCTTTCTACTTTTCGGTATATCATTGATCATATATAGATAATTTAAGTGATCAATTGTTTATTAGGATGAGAAATATATGAtcaaaaaattgatatatattaGTTGGTTGAATAATTTATTAGGATGAGAAATTTTAAGAATGTATTTTTTCGAAGTTTCGGTATATCGTCGATCATAAATAATTCAAGTGATAGGTTGTTATTCTACGATCTTGAGTTTGAGCTCTTAAAATAAATTAGGGTTTATTTCtaattaatatacttttttattatGCCTATTAATTCTTTTTGTTATTCGACTTCCAAATTATATAAATTCtgatttaattatttcaatcctatacaaacaacaaaatGCATCTTCCTAACCGAAAATGATAATTTATGGAAATGAAAGGATGGCAATGAGAggatataaattatattcaataatttttctctctattaaattattatttttctccatttttaaaactatataaGAAAAGTAAAGTTTATATCAAACAAATGTTACTGCTAGAAAAGCAAACCTAACACATGTTTTTAACTAAAAGGTTATCTTGATCGGATCTAGCTCCATTATAAATACAATTgtattttcttatatatataaaaaataatttatacttCAATTTATCTATATCTATAATCAATTTCCATTCTATATTCTTTTGTAAAAATACAATTGTggaagaaatataataaatttccTTAGTATCAATTATAACATCAAAGTTCATGGAGTCCAAACGAGTATTTGGttcaataaaacaaaattgagATCCAGTCAATATTGATGAAGCCCACAAAATCTAAAACGAGTATTTTTAGTCAAATAAGAAGAAATTgtaatttgattaaaaaaaaatggtgaacTTGAAAGAGGCGACCAAGGAGACTCCCATCACATACcacataaataaaaattagggtTAACCTGATTGGTTTAACtctttgaaatacttcttttttatatttcttaattcgataattcatttatattttactatttttttaaaaaattaattcttAATTTAACTATTAACATCGTATCTAGGTTTGGTACATTATTGGACCAATTTATTTAGTATGTATGTTGTTAATGTAAATATTGATcttattaataataatgtaaatATTAATCTTATACATATTGTAAAAGTATGAGGTTGATGCAGTGATATGTAAATTTTTTAACTTACAAGTGTGTCCATATTTTGGAAATGAAAACTTAGATTGTTTAAACTTTGAGTTCTGACTGATTAGGCAAGTAAGCTTTGTTTGATTATAGTATTGTTGAATTTAATGTTGGTCCTAAAGTTTTCAAACTTTAAAAGCTGATTAAATATATCATGCGATCTAAATATCTAGTTATTATTCAACTTGGTAATGATGGGGATAGTGAAATAGATGTAGAGATTGATGAATCActggaaaaaaatatatagagcGTGAAAATGAAATGATATAATTTGAGATATTTACACAAATAGATTGGAACATTACTGAGTATATTTGTAAACAAATGGTCAACATTAGGAGCGTATATTAAGTGTATCTTGTGCGTCGAGTTTATCAACTGTATCACAAGCATGTATAAATAGTATATCAAGtttattaaatgtatatatatagttataCATGTGGGTTTGGTTTGtttgctctttttttttttttttttgccatttttctAAAAGCAAATAAGTTTCCATTATGAATCTAattatttaaacttattttgtGCAAGAAATCCCAAATCATAATATTATTAAGGGTTAACATAAAGAGgtgtttgcaaaaatagcaaaattttttataataataggATCCATGtcactatattttctaaattacaaaagtagcaaatttaaaagcgaaTAACTAGCTTTTGATAGTCATCTGATAGTCATacgatatatctaattacttgacctatttatcatatttacaatatacATAAAAGATACGTTATaactattttatatatatatatatatatatatatttatcatATATGATGCAATTTTCTCAAGATAAATATAAGTAGctaaataatcaaattttgaTTTGGCTCCTTAACTTTTGAAagtctaatttttaaaattaaacttttaaaattcatCCACATTTCCGATcattacaatttatttttaaaatataattattagaaaGATAAGTGCCAATTAAGGTGAGTGTATATAAAATGTGACATGTGTCAAACCAAAGTTCAAACCAGGTAGATAAGACAAATATATAAAACAGTAAAACACAATACATTAACGCATAAAATAAGTATATGATTTTGGAGTAATGTGTTTGATAATAGAA
It contains:
- the LOC103499868 gene encoding 4-coumarate--CoA ligase 2-like; the protein is MAFESKETNEFIFRSKLPDIHIPNHLPLHDYVFQNLSKFASRPCLINGATGDVYTYHDVQLTARRVAAGLHNLGIKKGDVVMHLLPNSPEFVFTFLGASYRGAIMTAANPFYTAVEIAKQAKAADAKLIVTMACFYDRVKDLGENGVKIVCVDFAVEGCLHFSVLSGADESLAPPVDFSSDDVVALPYSSGTTGLPKGVMLTHKGLITSVAQQMDGQNPNLYYHSNDVILCVLPFFHIYSLNSILLCGLRVGSAILIVQKFDIVSLLQLIEKHRISIMPIVPPIFLAIAKSPEFEKYDVSSVRVLKSGGAPLGKELEDAVREKFPTAILGQGYGMTEAGPVLSMSLAFAKEPFQVKAGACGTVVRNAEMKIVDTETGASLPANSSGEICIRGEQIMKGYLNDLESTKRTIDKEGWLHTGDIGFVDNDNELFIVDRLKELIKFKAFQVAPAELEALLITHPKLSDAAVIGMPDVEAGEVPVAFVVKAIDGAITEEEVKQFITKQVVFYKRLKRVLFVNAIPKAPSGKILRKELRAKLASGAYN